A window of the Bombina bombina isolate aBomBom1 chromosome 3, aBomBom1.pri, whole genome shotgun sequence genome harbors these coding sequences:
- the LOC128652906 gene encoding actin, clone 302-like, translating into MFDFKILDLPAVIFDNGSGSCKAGLAGDNSPRSVITAIVGHCNINSSMVGADHTPYYVGEEAQVKRGILNLNYPIEHGIVTSWDDMEKIWRYMYDCELHLKSSERPVLLTEPALNPLKNREMMAEIMFETFNVPAMYVAVQATLALYADGRTTGIVLDIGDGVTHVVPIYDGYCLPHAVSRVNVAGRDITEHFMRLLLECGHSFVTTAEREIVKDMKEKLCYVALDPNLEMKRKCEEIMKEYELPDGKIITVGNQRFRATEIMFTPANIGLETPGVHKMIFNSIMKCGIDIRKALYLNIVLSGGSTLFQGFDERLLKEMQLQLPIDLPVGIRAPPERTYSVWIGASILTCIKSFRKMWITAPDFKEYGPSVVHKKCF; encoded by the coding sequence ATGTTTGATTTCAAGATTTTAGATTTACCAGCTGTCATCTTTGACAATGGATCAGGATCATGCAAGGCTGGACTTGCTGGGGACAATTCTCCAAGGTCAGTTATTACTGCCATTGTTGGACATTGCAATATTAACTCGTCTATGGTTGGAGCAGATCATACTCCATACTATGTTGGAGAAGAGGCTCAGGTGAAAAGAGGTATCCTAAATTTGAACTATCCTATTGAACACGGAATAGTAACCTCTTGGGATGACATGGAAAAAATCTGGAGATATATGTATGACTGTGAACTTCATCTTAAATCCAGTGAACGGCCCGTCTTATTGACAGAACCTGCTTTGAATCCATTAAAGAACCGTGAAATGATGGCTGAGATAATGTTTGAGACCTTTAATGTCCCAGCAATGTATGTTGCAGTACAAGCTACTCTAGCACTATATGCTGATGGCCGTACCACTGGTATAGTTCTGGATATTGGAGATGGAGTTACCCATGTGGTGCCCATATATGATGGCTACTGTTTACCACATGCAGTGTCCAGGGTTAATGTTGCAGGAAGAGACATCACAGAACATTttatgaggcttcttttggaatgTGGACATTCATTTGTAACAACTGCTGAGAGAGAAATAGTAAAGGACATGAAGGAGAAGCTCTGCTATGTTGCCCTGGATCCGAACCTAGAAATGAAAAGAAAATGTGAAGAAATCATGAAAGAGTATGAACTTCCTGATGGTAAAATCATCACAGTAGGTAACCAGCGGTTTAGAGCTACAGAGATAATGTTTACCCCGGCTAACATTGGCCTTGAGACACCTGGGGTGCATAAAATGATCTTTAATAGCATTATGAAATGTGGTATAGATATCCGCAAGGCTCTTTACCTTAATATAGTTTTATCAGGAGGTTCTACTCTCTTCCAAGGATTTGATGAGAGGCTGCTGAAGGAGATGCAACTCCAGCTACCAATTGACTTGCCAGTAGGGATAAGAGCACCCCCAGAAAGAACATACAGCGTGTGGATTGGCGCATCCATCCTGACTTGTATAAAATCCTTCAGGAAAATGTGGATCACTGCCCCTGATTTTAAAGAATATGGCCCTTCTGtggttcacaagaaatgcttttaA